One window of Nicotiana tomentosiformis chromosome 11, ASM39032v3, whole genome shotgun sequence genomic DNA carries:
- the LOC104089929 gene encoding uncharacterized protein, protein MPTIPRRFQFSEQGSSMQPSPTLDQQAPTAQGEYMLNQHAKDLRQQNRNSQMGMRLDYVPPSHQDGKIVVQIIEEDVQKLNDYWATALIGYVLGDTPYKKSMEAFITSVWDFVSKPQILYDNDGYYVFRFSTIEDIDLVMQVGSYSYHNKPLILQNWERDFHFDLKCITTIPLWVNFPNLPVGYWTADAFSKVASAIGYPICTDRYTVDLNKISYARVLVKVDITKSMLESIEIDTLSGTIQQQIVYEWKPMFCSDCNHFGHVNFECWRNKQQNIDEAEFKATKRRNRARKKKIVQEWKPKEQIEQGDVEDAKRKGDQQEGVGNDKQKIVVVDSPTQLLRRNGECRIQHRESVDIEHQS, encoded by the coding sequence ATGCCAACAATACCTAGAAGATTTCAATTCTCAGAGCAAGGATCATCTATGCAACCTTCCCCAACCCTAGATCAACAAGCACCAACAGCTCAAGGAGAATACATGCTGAATCAACATGCAAAAGATCTGAGGCAACAAAATCGCAATTCTCAGATGGGCATGCGACTGGACTATGTGCCTCCTAGCCATCAAGATGGTAAGATTGTAGTTCAAATTATTGAGGAAGATGTTCAAAAGCTAAATGACTACTGGGCTACTGCTTTAATTGGCTATGTACTAGGTGATACTCCATACAAGAAATCTATGGAGGCTTTTATTACATCTGTCTGGGATTTTGTTTCGAAGCCACAAATACTTTATGACAATGATGGATACTATGTGTTTAGATTCTCAACAATTGAGGACATAGATCTAGTGATGCAAGTAGGTTCATACTCGTACCACAATAAGCCGCTTATTTTACAAAACTGGGAAAGAGATTTTCATTTCGATCTTAAATGCATCACCACCATTCCTTTGTGGGTAAATTTTCCAAACTTGCCTGTTGGGTACTGGACTGCAGATGCTTTTAGCAAAGTGGCTAGTGCTATTGGATACCCTATATGCACTGATAGATATACCGTTGATCTCAACAAAATCTCATATGCGAGAGTCTTAGTAAAGGTTGATATCACAAAATCAATGCTGGAGAGTATAGAAATTGATACTCTGTCGGGAACTATTCAGCAACAAATTGTCTATGAGTGGAAACCTATGTTCTGCAGTGACTGTAATCATTTTGGACATGTCAACTTTGAGTGCTGGAGGAACAAACAGCAGAACATTGATGAGGCAGAATTTAAAGCAACAAAAAGAAGGAACAGAGCAAGAAAGAAAAAGATAGTGCAGGAATGGAAGCCAAAGGAACAGATAGAGCAAGGTGATGTAGAAGATGCAAAAAGGAAGGGAGATCAGCAAGAAGGAGTTGGAAATGACAAACAAAAAATAGTTGTTGTAGACTCTCCAACTCAATTGCTCAGAAGGAATGGTGAATGTAGAATTCAGCATAGAGAGAGTGTTGACATAGAACATCAGTCTTGA